The sequence below is a genomic window from Mycobacteriales bacterium.
GGCGGTCCTCGTCGGCACGATCGCGGGTGCCAGCCTGCTGCTCGCGTTGCCCGGCTCGGCGTTCCGGCACGTCGTACCGATCCTGATCCTGTTCGCGGTCGCGCTCGTCATCGTCCAGCCGACCATCGCGCGGCGCCGCGCCTCTCGCGGAGCCCGGGCCGAGCATCCGGGCCCGTTGCTGCAGGTCGGTACGGCGGCGGTGTCGGTGTACGGCGGCTACTTCGGCGCGGCGCAAGGCGTGATGCTGCTCGCGTTGTTCGGCATCACCCTCGACGACGACATGCAGCGGCTCAACGCCGCGAAGAACGTCGTGGCCGCGGTGATCAACGCGGTCGGCGCGCTGTTCTTCATCGCGCGGACCGACATCGCGTGGCAGGTGGCGGGTCTGCTGTTCGTCGGTTCGACGTTCGGCGGTCAGCTCGGCGCGGTGATCGGCAGACGGCTGCCACCGGCGGTGCTGCGCGTGACGATCGTGGTCGTCGGCACCGCAGTCGCCATCAAGCTGCTCGTCTGATCCGCATGTGCCATCCGCTCGGGGTGGCTACTCGAGGTAGTCGCGGAGCTTCTGTGAGCGGCTCGGGTGGCGGAGCTTGGACAGCGTCTTCGCCTCGATCTGGCGGATCCGCTCGCGGGTGAGGCCGAACTCGCGGCCGATCTCGTCGAGGGTGCGCGGCTGGCCGTCGGTGAGCCCGAACCGCAGTGCGACGACGGCAGCCTCGCGCTCGGGAAGGGTCTTCAGGACGCTGTCGAGCTCGCGCTGCAGCAGACCGAAGGACACCACCTCGGCAGCGATCGGCGCGTCGGCGTCCTCGATGAAGTCGCCGAGCTGGCTGTCGCCCTCGTCGCCGACGTTCTGCTCGAGGGACACCGGCTCGCGGGCGTACCCCTGGATCTCGACGACCTTGTCGGGCGTCATGTCGAGCTCCTTGGCGAGCTCGTCCGCGGTCGGCTCGCGCCCGAGGTCCTGCAGCATCTGGCGCTGCACCCGGGTGAGCTTGTTGATCTGCTCGACCATGTGCACCGGGATGCGGATGGTGCGGGCCTGGTCGGCCATCGCGCGGGTGATCGCCTGGCGGATCCACCATGTCGCGTACGTCGAGAACTTGTAGCCCTTGGTGTAGTCGAACTTCTCCACCGCGCGGATCAGACCGAGGTTGCCTTCCTGGATGAGGTCCAGGAAGGCCATGCCGCGGCCGGTGTAGCGCTTGGCAACCGACACGACGAGGCGCAGGTTCGCTTCGAGCAGGTGGTCCTTGGCGCGCTGACCGTCGGCGGTCAGCCAGTCGTAGTCCTTTCGCAGCGCCTTCGCGAGCCGGATCTCGCCGGCGTCGGCGGCGCGCAGCCGCTCCGCGGCGAACAGGCCGGCCTCGATGCGCTTGGCGAGCTCGACCTCCTGCTCGGCGTTGAGCAGCGCGACCCGGCCGATCTCCTTCAGATAGGCGCGGACGAGGTCGGTCGACGGTCCTGAGTTGTCGTCCTCGACGACTACCTCGACGTCGTCGTCTTCCTCTTCGTCGACGAGCTCGCCCTCGGTCGGCTCGGTCTCCGGGTCGATCGGCAGCTGGGCTGACGCGCTGGCAGCCGCTTCGACGAGCGCCACCGGCGACGGCTCGGCGTCGCCGTCTTCGGCGGTCTCGGGGACGACGGTCATCGAGGGCTTTCGGCCGCGCGCCGCACGCTTCGCCGGGTCCGCAGTGGCTTGCCGCGCACTACTCACGAACTGCCTCTCCCGTGCTCAGGTGCCGCCGAGGGGACCGTCCCCAAGGGGGCGGCGCCGCCCAGAGTAGCCCGGTTTCTCGCTCGCAAATGAGGTCAGTCACAGATGGCTCCGCTGTACCGCCGAAGGGGCTAATCGAGGGCCTCACAGATCGATGGCGACGTATTTCGTGGAGAGGTACTCCTCAATGCCCTCCGGTCCTCCCTCGCGGCCGAAACCCGACTCCTTGATCCCGCCGAACGGTGCCGCGGCGTTCGAGACCAGGCCCTTGTTCAGCC
It includes:
- a CDS encoding sulfite exporter TauE/SafE family protein encodes the protein AVLVGTIAGASLLLALPGSAFRHVVPILILFAVALVIVQPTIARRRASRGARAEHPGPLLQVGTAAVSVYGGYFGAAQGVMLLALFGITLDDDMQRLNAAKNVVAAVINAVGALFFIARTDIAWQVAGLLFVGSTFGGQLGAVIGRRLPPAVLRVTIVVVGTAVAIKLLV
- a CDS encoding RNA polymerase sigma factor, with translation MTVVPETAEDGDAEPSPVALVEAAASASAQLPIDPETEPTEGELVDEEEDDDVEVVVEDDNSGPSTDLVRAYLKEIGRVALLNAEQEVELAKRIEAGLFAAERLRAADAGEIRLAKALRKDYDWLTADGQRAKDHLLEANLRLVVSVAKRYTGRGMAFLDLIQEGNLGLIRAVEKFDYTKGYKFSTYATWWIRQAITRAMADQARTIRIPVHMVEQINKLTRVQRQMLQDLGREPTADELAKELDMTPDKVVEIQGYAREPVSLEQNVGDEGDSQLGDFIEDADAPIAAEVVSFGLLQRELDSVLKTLPEREAAVVALRFGLTDGQPRTLDEIGREFGLTRERIRQIEAKTLSKLRHPSRSQKLRDYLE